GCCCCGCCGTCGTGGGACGAGCTCGTCTCCCGGCTGGTCGGCCGGGGCACCGAGGGCCCGGAGGAACAGCGCCGCCGGCTGGAAACGGCTAGACTTGAGCTCGCCGCCGAGCCGGAGTTCGACGCCGTCGTCGTGAACGACGCCGTCGAGCGCGCCGCCGCGGAGCTCGTGAAGCTCATGGGGATCGACCCCCATGACGCCCCCGCCTCCGCCTGACGGGCCGCCCCCGGCCGCCCCGTGCGTTCCGACGCACGGCCAGAAGACCACCCGAGAGCAGACACTGGAGACCTACGTGACCGATCAGTACGAAGGCATCGTCAACCCGCCCATCGACTCCCTCCTGGAGCGGGTGGACTCGAAGTACGCCCTGGTGCTGTTCGCCGCCAAGCGCGCCCGCCAGATCAACGCCTACTACTCCCAGCTGCACGAGGGCCTGTTCGAGTACGTCGGCCCCCTCGTGGACACCCAGCTGAACGAGAAGCCGCTGTCCATCGCCATGCGCGAGATCGAGTCCGACATGCTGGTCATGGCCGAGACCGCCGCGGTGGAGCCCGCGATCGAGCTCGCCGAGGAGGAGTTCGGCGACTTCGCGCTGCCGGGCGACGACGACCCCTTCGTCGCCGAGCCGACCGCCGAGGGCGTGTCCCCCGAGGAGTACGGCGCCCCGGTCACCACGGGGGACGACGACGCCGTCGAGGACATCCTCTCCGGCGCGGACGTCGCGGACGAGGACGCCTGATCCGCTGATGGAGGTCGTGCTCGGCGTCGGCGGGGGCATCGCGGCGTACAAGGCCGCGCTGCTCCTGCGCCTCATGAAGGAGGCCGGCCACGGCGTCACGGTGGTGCCCACCGACAACGCCCTCAGGTTCGTCGGCGCCCCCACGTGGGAGGCGCTCTCCGGCCGTCCGGTGCGGACGGACACGTTCACCGACGTCCCGGAAGTCTCCCATGTCCGGCTGGGGCGGGAGGCCGACCTCGTCGTCGTCGCCCCGGCCACCGCCGACCTGCTCGCGCGCACCGCCGCCGGCATGGCCCCCGACCTGCTGGGCAACGTCCTCCTCACCGCCACGTGCCCGGTGGTGCTGGCGCCCGCCATGCACACCGAGATGTGGCGGCACCCCGCCACCGTGGCCAACGTCGCGCTGCTGCGCGAGCGCGGGGTGCACGTGATCGAGCCGGACTCCGGGCGCCTCACCGGTGCGGACTCCGGCCCCGGCCGGTTGCCCGAGCCCGCCCGGATCTGGGCCGAGGCCCAGGACGCCGCCGCCCGCGCCGGGGGTCGTGCGGGCCGCGAGGCCGCGGTCACCGCGGCGGAGCCCGGAGCCGCGTCGCCCCTGGCCGGACGCACCGTCGTGATCTCCGCCGGCGGCACGCGCGAGGCCCTCGACCCCGTCCGCTTCCTGGGCAACCGCTCCTCCGGCAAGCAGGGCACGGCCCTCGCCGAGGCCGTCCTGGCCGCCGGGGCCCGGGTCCGGTTCATCGCCGGGCCCATGTCCGTGGCGCCGCCCGCGGGCACGGAGGTCACCGCGGTGGAGTCCACGCAGGAGCTGCTGGAGGCCGTCCTGTCGGAGGCCGCCGACGCCGACGTGCTCATCATGGCGGCCGCCGTCGCGGACTTCCGGCCGGCCCAGGTGGCCACGTCCAAGATCAAGAAGACGGACGACGGCGGGGCCCCCACCATCGTCCTCGAGCGCACCCCGGACGTGCTCGCCACGGCGGTGCAGACCCGGGACGCGGGCGGCCCCATGGCCCCCGTGATCGTCGGATTCGCCGCCGAGACCGGGGACGAGCACACCACACCGCTGGAATACGGCCGGGCCAAGCTGGCCCGGAAGGGCTGCGACCTGCTCGTGGTCAACGAGGTCGGGGACGGCAAGGTCTTCGGCCAGGACGCCACGGAGGTCACGGTGCTCTCCGCGGACGGCGCCGAGCCCGTCACCCGGACCGGCTCCAAGGCGGAGGCGGCGGCCGCCGTCGTCGAGGCGCTGGAGCGTGTCCTGGCGAGTCGGGAGGCCGGAGGGGCCCCCGGACGCTGACCTAGGATGGTCGGCATGAGCGACACCCCCACGCCGACCCCGTCCGCCGCCGCCCAGCCGTACCGCGGCGTCGGGGGCGGAGACCTGCGCCTGTTCACCTCCGAGTCCGTCACCTCCGGTCACCCGGACAAGATGTGCGACCAGATCTCGGACGCGATCCTCGACGCCATCCTGGCGGCGGACCCCTCCGCGAAGGTCGCGGTGGAGACGCTCTCCACCACCGGCCTGGTGCAGGTGGCCGGCGAGGTGAACACGTCGGCGTACGTGGAGATCCCGCACATCGTGCGCGAGACCATCCTGGACATCGGCTACGACTCGTCGGCCAACGGCTTCGACGGGGCCCAGTGCGGCGTCAACGTCTCCATCGGCCAGCAGTCCTCGGACATCTTCGCGGGCGTCTCCCGGTCCCTCGAGGCGCGCGAGCAGGGCTCGGCGGACGAGGTCGACGAGCAGGGCGCCGGCGACCAGGGCATCATGTTCGGCTACGCCACGAACGAGACGCCGTCGTACATGCCGACCCCCATCTACCTGGCCCACCGCCTCTCCGAGCGTCTCACCGCCGTGCGCCGCCAGGAGAACACCCCCATGCCGTACCTGCTGCCGGACGGCAAGACGCAGGTGACGGTGGGCTACGACGCCGACCACCGCCCCCGCACTGTCGAGACGGTGGTGGTCTCCACCCAGCACCACGACGTGGTCACCCAGGAGCAGCTGCGCGCCGACGTCGCCGAGCACGTGATCCGCCCCGTGATCGAGCGCTCCGGCCTGGACGTCTCGAACGCCCGGTTCATCATCAACCCGGGCGGCAAGTTCGTCATCGGCGGCCCCGTGGGCGACGCCGGCCTGACCGGCCGCAAGATCATCGTGGACACCTACGGCGGCATGGCCCGCCATGGCGGCGGCGCCTTCTCCGGCAAGGACCCGTCCAAGGTCGACCGCTCCGCGGCCTACGCCCTGCGCTGGGTGGCCAAGAACGTCGTCGCCGCCGGCCTGGCCGGGCGCGCCGAGTTCCAGGTGGCCTACGCGATCGGCTCCGCCCGCCCCGTGGGCCTCTACGTGGACACCTTCGGCACGAACGCCGTCCCCGAGGAGACCATCATCGCGGCCGTGAACGAGGTGTTCGACCTGCGCCCCGCCGCCATCGTCAAGTCGCTCAACCTGCTCCGGCCGATCTACCGCAAGACCGCCGCGCACGGCCACTTCGGCCGGGACGACGCCGACTTCACGTGGGAGCGGACGGACAAGGTGGAGGAGCTCCGCCGCGCCGCGGGGGTGTGATCCGCCACGGACGCCCTGTTCGCGCTCGCCGAGCCTGAGGAGCGGCCGCGGCTGCCCGACTCCCCGGACGGGTGGCCCGAGGACCCGGTGGCCCGCGTGCTGCTGGACAGCCCCGTTCCCCACCTGGATCGGGAGTTCGACTACCTGGTCCCGCCCGCCCTCGACGAGCGGGCGGTGCCCGGCTCCCGCGTCTCGGTCCGCTTCGGTGGCCGCGAGACGACGGGCTGGCTCGTTGAGCGGGTCGCCGCGCCGGCCACCCACGCCCGGCTCACCGAGCTGGCCGGCGTCCTGACGGCGGTGCCCCCGCTCACCGAGCACGTCCTGGCCGTGGCCCGCGCCGTGGCCGCCCGTCAGGCCGGCGTCGTCTCCGACGTCCTGCGCTCCGCCGTGCCGCCGCGGGTGGTGAGCGTGGAGAAGGAGGTGCTCGCCGAGCTCGCGTCCGGCCCGGAGGTCGACCACCCCGTTCAGGGGGTCGTCGCGGACCCGCACGCCCGCCTGGTGTGGGAGGAGCTCACGGGGGGCACGGCGTTCGTGGCGTCCGCCGTGGCCGGTGACCCCGTCCGGGCGGCCGCCGTGGTGCCCAGCCGCGTGGGGGACTGGGACGAGTCCTCCGCGCTCGCCGCGCTGGCCACCGCCGTCTCCCGTGCCGGCGGGGGAGTGCTCCTCCTCGTGCCCGACCACCGGGACCTCGACCGGCTCAGCGCGGCCCTCGCCCGCGAGGTGGGTGAGGACGGGTTCGTGCGGGTCGGCTCCGAGGACGGCAACACCCCGAGGTACCGGGCCCACCTGCGCGCGCTGACCGGCCTGGCCCGGGTGGTCGCCGGCACCCGCGCCGCCGCGTGGGCGCCCGTGCAGGATCTCCGCCTGGTGGTGGTGTGGGACGACGGAGACGACGCCCACGCCGAGCCGCGCGCGCCGTACTTCCACGTCCGGGAGGTGGCCCTCGAGCGCGCCCGGCAGTCCGGCAGCGCGCTCCTGTTCGCGGGCC
This sequence is a window from Micrococcus porci. Protein-coding genes within it:
- the metK gene encoding methionine adenosyltransferase, which produces MSDTPTPTPSAAAQPYRGVGGGDLRLFTSESVTSGHPDKMCDQISDAILDAILAADPSAKVAVETLSTTGLVQVAGEVNTSAYVEIPHIVRETILDIGYDSSANGFDGAQCGVNVSIGQQSSDIFAGVSRSLEAREQGSADEVDEQGAGDQGIMFGYATNETPSYMPTPIYLAHRLSERLTAVRRQENTPMPYLLPDGKTQVTVGYDADHRPRTVETVVVSTQHHDVVTQEQLRADVAEHVIRPVIERSGLDVSNARFIINPGGKFVIGGPVGDAGLTGRKIIVDTYGGMARHGGGAFSGKDPSKVDRSAAYALRWVAKNVVAAGLAGRAEFQVAYAIGSARPVGLYVDTFGTNAVPEETIIAAVNEVFDLRPAAIVKSLNLLRPIYRKTAAHGHFGRDDADFTWERTDKVEELRRAAGV
- the coaBC gene encoding bifunctional phosphopantothenoylcysteine decarboxylase/phosphopantothenate--cysteine ligase CoaBC produces the protein MEVVLGVGGGIAAYKAALLLRLMKEAGHGVTVVPTDNALRFVGAPTWEALSGRPVRTDTFTDVPEVSHVRLGREADLVVVAPATADLLARTAAGMAPDLLGNVLLTATCPVVLAPAMHTEMWRHPATVANVALLRERGVHVIEPDSGRLTGADSGPGRLPEPARIWAEAQDAAARAGGRAGREAAVTAAEPGAASPLAGRTVVISAGGTREALDPVRFLGNRSSGKQGTALAEAVLAAGARVRFIAGPMSVAPPAGTEVTAVESTQELLEAVLSEAADADVLIMAAAVADFRPAQVATSKIKKTDDGGAPTIVLERTPDVLATAVQTRDAGGPMAPVIVGFAAETGDEHTTPLEYGRAKLARKGCDLLVVNEVGDGKVFGQDATEVTVLSADGAEPVTRTGSKAEAAAAVVEALERVLASREAGGAPGR
- the rpoZ gene encoding DNA-directed RNA polymerase subunit omega; this encodes MTDQYEGIVNPPIDSLLERVDSKYALVLFAAKRARQINAYYSQLHEGLFEYVGPLVDTQLNEKPLSIAMREIESDMLVMAETAAVEPAIELAEEEFGDFALPGDDDPFVAEPTAEGVSPEEYGAPVTTGDDDAVEDILSGADVADEDA